In Phoenix dactylifera cultivar Barhee BC4 unplaced genomic scaffold, palm_55x_up_171113_PBpolish2nd_filt_p 000898F, whole genome shotgun sequence, one genomic interval encodes:
- the LOC120107551 gene encoding probable inositol oxygenase yields MTIAIEHPEIEEGKEKKITTGSNELVPDGGFAAPETNAFGQTFRNYEAESERKDSVEEFYRINHIHQTYEFVKKMREEYSKLNKADMSIWECCELLDEFVDESDPDLDEPQIQHLLQSAEAIRKDYPGEDWLHLTALIHDLGKVLLHPKFGQLPQWAVVGDTFPVGCAFDESIVHYKYLKDNPDFNNPQYNTKFGVYSEGCGLDNLMMSWGHDDYMYMVAKENKTTLPSAAMFIIRYHSFYPLHQSGTYKYFMNKEDEENLKWLQIFNKYDLYSKSKVRVDVEKVKPYYLSLIEKYFPPKLRW; encoded by the exons atgacTATTGCCATCGAGCATCCTGAGATTG AGGaagggaaagagaagaaaatcaCCACCGGGTCAAACGAGTTGGTGCCAGATGGTGGATTCGCAGCTCCTGAAACTAATGCCTTTGGCCAAACTTTTAG GAACTATGAAGCTGAATCAGAGAGGAAAGACTCCGTTGAAGAGTTTTATCGGATAAACCACATTCATCAGACTTACGAATTT gtgaagaagatgagagaggaATATAGCAAGCTGAACAAGGCAGACATGAGCATTTGGGAATGCTGTGAGTTGCTTGACGAGTTCGTGGATGAAAGTGATCCTGATCTTGATGAGCCCCAGATCCAGCATTTGCTGCAGAGTGCTGAAGCTATTAGGAAAGACTACCCTGGTGAAGATTGGTTGCATTTAACTGCCCTTATACATG ATCTAGGAAAGGTTCTTCTCCATCCTAAATTTGGGCAGCTTCCCCAGTGGGCAGTTGTAG GCGACACATTCCCTGTAGGTTGTGCTTTTGATGAATCCATTGTTCATTACAAG TACCTCAAAGACAATCCTGACTTCAACAATCCTCAATACAACACGAAGTTTGGAGTCTATTCTGAAGGATGTGGACTCGATAATTTAATGATGTCGTGGGGGCATGACGATTACATGTATATG GTGGCTAAGGAGAACAAGACCACTCTACCTTCAGCTGCAATGTTCATCATCCGATACCATTCATTCTATC CATTGCATCAGTCGGGGACCTATAAATATTTCATGAATAAGGAGGATGAAGAGAACCTAAAATGGCTACAGATCTTCAA CAAATATGACCTCTACAGCAAGAGCAAAGTCAGGGTCGATGTGGAGAAGGTGAAGCCATACTATCTGTCCCTCATTGAGAAG TATTTCCCTCCCAAGCTGAGGTGGTGA